One Streptococcus gallolyticus subsp. gallolyticus DSM 16831 DNA window includes the following coding sequences:
- the glmM gene encoding phosphoglucosamine mutase, with protein MGKYFGTDGVRGEANVELTPELAFKLGRFGGYVLSQHETGRPKVFVARDTRISGELLESALVAGLLSVGIEVYKLGVLATPGVSYLVRTEKASAGVMISASHNPALDNGIKFFGGDGFKLADDQEDEIEALLDAPEDTLPRPSAEGLGTLVDYPEGLRKYEKFLVSTGVSLEGMKVALDTANGAASVSARDVFLDLDADITVIGEKPDGLNINDGVGSTHPEQLQELVKESGAAVGLAFDGDSDRLIAVDENGDIVDGDKVMYIIGKYLSERGQLAHNTIVTTVMSNLGFHKALDREGINKAITAVGDRYVVEEMRKSGYNLGGEQSGHVIILDYNTTGDGQLTAIQLTKVMKETGKSLSELAAEVTIYPQKLVNVRVENSMKSKAMEVPPIADIISKMEAEMNGNGRILVRPSGTEPLLRVMAEAPTDEEVSYYVDTIADVVRKEIGID; from the coding sequence ATGGGAAAATATTTTGGTACAGATGGTGTTCGTGGAGAAGCAAATGTCGAATTGACACCTGAATTGGCGTTTAAATTGGGACGTTTTGGTGGCTATGTTCTTAGTCAGCATGAAACAGGACGTCCAAAAGTATTTGTGGCACGTGACACACGTATTTCAGGGGAATTGTTAGAATCTGCCTTGGTTGCTGGGCTTCTTTCTGTTGGGATTGAAGTTTACAAGCTTGGTGTTCTAGCAACTCCAGGGGTATCTTACCTAGTTCGTACAGAAAAAGCGAGCGCTGGTGTCATGATTTCAGCTAGTCACAATCCTGCATTAGATAATGGGATTAAATTCTTCGGTGGCGATGGTTTTAAATTGGCTGATGACCAAGAAGACGAAATCGAAGCATTACTTGACGCTCCAGAAGATACGCTTCCACGCCCTTCAGCTGAAGGTTTAGGAACATTAGTTGACTATCCAGAAGGACTTCGTAAATACGAAAAGTTTCTTGTTTCAACAGGTGTTAGCTTGGAAGGGATGAAAGTTGCCCTTGATACCGCTAACGGAGCTGCTTCTGTATCAGCGCGTGATGTTTTCTTGGATTTGGATGCTGATATTACTGTTATCGGTGAAAAACCAGACGGTCTTAACATCAATGATGGCGTTGGGTCAACTCACCCAGAACAATTGCAAGAATTGGTTAAAGAATCTGGCGCAGCAGTTGGTTTGGCATTCGACGGTGATAGCGACCGTTTGATTGCTGTTGATGAAAATGGCGACATTGTTGACGGTGATAAAGTCATGTACATTATCGGCAAATATTTATCAGAACGTGGACAATTAGCTCACAACACTATTGTTACAACGGTTATGTCAAACCTTGGTTTCCACAAGGCGCTTGACCGTGAAGGGATTAACAAAGCGATTACAGCAGTTGGTGACCGTTACGTTGTTGAAGAAATGCGTAAATCTGGTTACAACCTTGGTGGTGAACAATCAGGTCATGTTATCATCCTGGACTATAACACAACAGGTGATGGTCAGTTAACGGCTATTCAATTGACAAAAGTGATGAAAGAAACTGGCAAATCACTTTCTGAATTGGCTGCCGAAGTTACTATTTACCCACAAAAATTAGTGAATGTTCGTGTTGAAAATAGCATGAAGAGCAAAGCCATGGAAGTACCACCTATCGCTGATATTATCAGCAAAATGGAAGCTGAAATGAATGGCAATGGTCGTATTTTAGTGCGTCCAAGTGGTACTGAACCGCTTCTTCGTGTCATGGCAGAAGCACCAACAGATGAAGAAGTAAGCTATTACGTGGATACCATTGCTGACGTTGTTCGTAAAGAAATCGGTATTGACTAA
- a CDS encoding YbbR-like domain-containing protein, with protein MKKFFNSQFWLVIVSIVFSILLFLTATSSNYTRTGSQVSGATETYTHTLENVPIDIKYDTDKYFISGYSYETEVYLTSINRVKLDSEINSDTRSFKVVADLTNLGEGTQTVPLQVTDLPSGVTATASPSSISVTIGKKKTKTFEVQGEVDSSQLATGYELKKVSTNISEVEVTSSESIIDQIDHVVAKLPETEVLDSNYSGRVALQAVAADGTILASAINPSKAKLEVTVKKLTKTVPVTVKTTGEMSDKISDISYKLSQSQVTISGSQDALDAVDEVVANVDIANVTKDTSVSVNLSANNVTVDPSVVTVQLTVTKK; from the coding sequence ATGAAGAAATTTTTCAATAGTCAATTTTGGTTGGTTATTGTATCCATTGTCTTTTCCATTCTCCTATTTTTAACAGCCACATCAAGTAATTACACACGGACAGGTTCGCAAGTATCGGGGGCAACAGAAACTTATACCCATACTTTGGAGAATGTTCCCATTGATATTAAATATGATACTGATAAGTATTTTATTAGTGGTTATTCTTATGAAACAGAGGTTTATCTGACATCGATTAATCGTGTCAAATTGGATTCTGAGATTAATAGTGATACAAGAAGTTTTAAGGTAGTAGCTGATTTGACAAACTTGGGTGAGGGGACACAGACCGTTCCTTTGCAAGTGACAGATTTGCCGTCAGGGGTTACAGCGACAGCTTCACCAAGTAGCATTTCAGTAACAATCGGTAAAAAGAAAACAAAAACATTTGAAGTTCAAGGTGAAGTAGATTCTAGTCAATTGGCTACTGGCTATGAGTTGAAAAAAGTTTCGACAAATATTTCTGAAGTTGAAGTTACAAGTTCGGAATCAATTATTGACCAAATTGACCATGTGGTTGCTAAATTGCCAGAAACAGAAGTGTTGGACAGTAATTACAGTGGACGCGTAGCCTTGCAGGCTGTGGCAGCAGACGGCACAATCTTAGCTAGTGCTATCAACCCTTCGAAAGCCAAATTAGAAGTGACCGTGAAAAAATTGACAAAAACAGTTCCAGTAACTGTGAAAACAACAGGAGAGATGAGTGATAAAATCTCTGACATTTCATACAAATTAAGCCAAAGCCAAGTAACGATTTCTGGTAGTCAGGATGCTTTGGATGCGGTGGATGAAGTTGTTGCTAATGTTGATATTGCTAATGTTACAAAAGACACAAGTGTCAGCGTGAATTTATCAGCAAATAATGTGACTGTTGACCCTTCTGTTGTGACTGTTCAGTTGACAGTAACGAAAAAATAA